The genomic interval TATACTTGTATACACGGGCGAACGCAAAAGGGAAGGGGCACCCCGCGCGCTCACCCCTCGGACTCCCCGTCCCCGTCGAGGGGCTCGTGGCGCATCGCGCCATGACCTGGGATCGGGCAGAGCGGCGCGCCGGCCGTCTCCAGCCATTTGCGCGCGGTCCTGACGGTGTAGCCGCAGGCCAGGCACTCACACTTGAGCATCCGGACCGCCTGCTTCCGGGGCGCGGTCGTCAGCCCGCCGGTGTCGAGGCGAGCGTGGGGGAGGGGACCCGCCGCCGCGAGGATGGGGGCGACTGTCGCGAGGAACGCTTCGCCCGGCGTGGTGGCGCGCATCGGCCCGACCAGTCCCAGCCCAAGCGCGACCCGTTTAAACGACTTCCCATGCCCGGCCTTGATGCCCACGGCCGCGTGGACCAGCTCGTGCGCCAGGATCGCGGCGATCTGCGCCGGCATGGCGTCGGGCGCGTGGGCCAGGTCCGGCCGGATGAAGATTTCAAAATGCCCGTCCGCGCTGCGCCGGTTATCCCAGCACTCGCCGATCGCTCGGCTCCTGCGGCCGGCGCTGGTGAAGCCGATGGCCACCCGCACCCGGTCGGGGAGGGGAGCGCCCAACGCCTCGAACAGCGGGGCCATGCCCGCCGCCACCCCGTTCAGCCAGCTTTCCCGGTTATCGTGGATCATCTCACTGTCTCCCTTTCATCGCCGCAGGGCGATGGCCTCGGCCATCGGCCCTGCCGTCGTGGCGAACAGCCGGGGGCGAGGGGGGCAGCGGGAATCGGCCGGGGTGGTGCGGGCGCAGGCGCAGCCGAGCCACGGCCCGGCGGATCGTCGTTGCGGGGGAGAGGGGGCGGCGCGCCCCTTTCCCCTCCTAGACGGAGATCTTCGCCGGCGACGCCGGCGGCCTCATGCGGGCCTCAAGCCCGCCCGCGCGAGCGATCGTCACCGAATGGCCGAGACGCTGAAAGCGGCTCGGTGAGCCGCGCGAATAGAGCCCGGTCCCGAAAGGGACGCGTCCAAAAATACGTGACGCATTGTCCGTAGACGCAAACACCACAACCGAGCTTGCATGCGCCAATGCCGAAGTCACTGATTCCCCTTGGACAGGCTATTCGCAAACAACGCGAAGCTCTCGGCTTGTCTCAAGAGAAATTGGCAGAGAAATGTGGTTTCGATCGCACTTACATCAGCATGATTGAGCGCGGCACACGTAATCCATCCTTTCTCAATCTCCTGCGACTTGCTGATGGCCTCAGCACTTCGGTTTCCACTTTAACCGAGGTGTACAATAATGGCCCTGACCCCGATCGATGAAGTCCATGCGCTCCAGATTCAGGCCGGAACGCTAGGGCGGAAGGCAGGGCATGCTTTCGAGGACTCCATTTGTGAGTACATAAACGCGCTCGCTTTTCCTCTGGTTGGTGATCTTCCCGCCGAAGGCCATGTGTTTTCCGGCAACCCTGGGAGCCTCCTACTCCGTTATATCCTTAGATTTCTCGGCTACGACGACGTTCAATCTGTCATCGCCCTGTCTACCGGCGCGCTCGCCACATCGGAGGACGGCCGTCACTGGCTCTCGATCAACGGCGCGGACGTTCGCCGATGCAAGAGCGATATTGTAATCACTCTTAACCGGCTCGATGCGCCAAGCGTGACCGTCGGTGTATCAACAAAACAGTGCAACAATCCAAAGCCCACTAACGCCCAACTTTACTTCACGACGGCGCGGGGATTTACGAAACTTCTTCGTGACAACGGCGTGCCCGTTAGCGACCTAGCCCTAACGGCTCTCCGGCATTTTTGCGGAGATCCGGGATTTCGCCCTCTGGACGTGCCAGGCGCTACGGACGGACGGCTCACGGACCCCCGGCGATTTTTCTGGGAAGAAATGACCGCCGGCGCGCGCGAGGAGTGGGAGGCGATCTTCAGCGACCGCCAAGACGACGTCACACGCCTCTTGCTTCAAAAGGCTTATATCGATGACCCTTTTGTGCCGGATTTCCTCATTCACAAAACGCGCCTTGCGACCTCAGTAGACTCTACAGAGGTCGCCATTTACGACATCGGCGAACTCATCACGCTCTCCCGGCAGTACCAGGGCTATACGACGCGCCCATATTCAGTGCGGAAGGGTAGTTACCGTGACCCGATCGGCGTCACGCATCTTGCGCCGCGCTTCGGCGTTGTCCAGATGCAACGCGGCGGGCAGGAGCAACACCCGGACCAGCTGCAATTTAATTTAGAAGCCGGCTACTTCTATAAAATCTAAAGTGCCTTGCTGATATGCTTCGCGATCGCATAAGCGAGGAGGGGAGGGACTGCGTTACCGATACCTGTTCTGATAGAACCTAAGCTGCCCGTGAACTTGTACGAGTCCGGAAACGACTGCAACCTTGCCGCTTCGCGCACGGTCAACGAGCGCGTCGCGATCGGATGGACGTTTCGGCAACCGGAGATCATTCCGAAAGTCGTCTGCACGGTAGCTCCAGGCTCGGCCCACACCTGGCGCTTATACGTCGTGTTGTAGCCAGACGGAGGGCGTTTAGAGGGATCATCGTTGTCGTGCGCGCTTTGGCCCTCTGGCACGTCCCAAAGCCAGTCAATGACATGCTGCGGGTGCGCCACGGCCGCGTGCATCGGGTCGTTTGCGGTCTCCCCCGATTCCAGAAATGTGAGGTCAGAGCAT from Caulobacter sp. NIBR2454 carries:
- a CDS encoding helix-turn-helix domain-containing protein; protein product: MPKSLIPLGQAIRKQREALGLSQEKLAEKCGFDRTYISMIERGTRNPSFLNLLRLADGLSTSVSTLTEVYNNGPDPDR
- a CDS encoding SprT-like domain-containing protein, with amino-acid sequence MIHDNRESWLNGVAAGMAPLFEALGAPLPDRVRVAIGFTSAGRRSRAIGECWDNRRSADGHFEIFIRPDLAHAPDAMPAQIAAILAHELVHAAVGIKAGHGKSFKRVALGLGLVGPMRATTPGEAFLATVAPILAAAGPLPHARLDTGGLTTAPRKQAVRMLKCECLACGYTVRTARKWLETAGAPLCPIPGHGAMRHEPLDGDGESEG